Part of the Streptomyces sp. NBC_01264 genome, TGCTCTTCCACCTTCATCCCCGTGGGCATGGAATGGGCGATCTGCACCGTCGAGGCCTTGGACGGGCCATCGTTCTTCACAGCGATTTTGTACGTTACCTGGTCGCCCGGCACATACTCCTTCTTCGACGTGTCGCCAGCCGGAGGCACGACCGAGACGCCGACGTCGAGCTTGGCACTCCGCTCGATAGCGACAACCTTTTCGGACGTGTTGTCGGCGGGAAAGGTCTCCGTCATACCGTCGTACGAGGACGCATCGATCTTGGCCTCGAGGCGCAACGTGGACTCGTTGGCCGGCACCCTGACGGGTAGCTTCAGCGTGGCGCTGTCTTGGTTCTTAAGCACGCCCACGGTCCACAGCCCGTCTTTGTAGCCCTCTACATTACCCTCGGCCAATTCGGTGCCAGAGGGAAGAGGAACGTGCACCTTGACTTCCCGGGAGGTTGCCGGACCCTTATTCTTCGCCTCAACCGTAAGCCACGCCAGATCCCCCGGCTTCAGCGTGGCGTTCTCCTTGAGGGGCCCATTCGCGTCACTGACATCAGCCCGGACCGCGAGATCAATACTGTTCGTGGAATCTGTCGTATAGGTCCTCTTAGAAGCTTCGTCCTTGCCGTCAAGAGTTGCCGAGGAGACTGCCGCATGCACCTCCAGCGCACCCGTACCGCTCACCGTTCCAGCAAGGACGATTTCTTTGGATTCCCCGTTCTTCAGCCCCGGGATCAAGCATTCAAGGTCGTTCCCGACCTTGCTACACCCGTCTGCTGAAAGGTCCTTGATGTTCAGTGGATTCTGAACCTTGAGGAGCACGTTGCGCGCTTCCGCCGGTCCTCCATTTTTGACTATTACGGCAACATCAGCCTGGTCTCCGAGTCGATACGGATCAGACGCGGGCCTGGTAAATCCACCGCCCTCACTGAAGCCAACGTCGGCGTACGCCAGACCGATTCGAGTCCCCGTCAGAGGATGTTCCTCACCATCAAGAACAAGAACCGGTTGGTGCCCAAAGTCCTTCCCGAGAGTGGTCGCCTTTTGCTTGTCGGTGACCTTGAGCTTGTAGGAGACCCTATAATAATCCCCCTTCTCCAGCTCTCCCCCTCCACTTTCCGAGGCACCCTTGCCAATCGGGATGGTGAGATTTTGCTGCGCATCGACCTTAGCGCCCGGGGCGGGAATGAGCGTTGGCGGTTTGCCGATCTCCACGCGACCAACCTTCGCGCTCTCCGGGTCATATGCGACTCCCGGCGGTAGATGAATCTTGAACGATGCTCCTCGACCAGGCGCTCCGCCTTCATCGATGATGTCGTAGGTAACTTCTCCGGGATCCACATTCAAGGGTTCAATGACTCCCGGATTTCCGCTGACCACCGGACCGTACTCGATCTTCACATTGTCGATCACGGCGCCGATTTGCGAACTAAATTTCGCCTGTATTTGTGCCGCTTGCTTTACTTCAACTTCACCACTGATAGTGCGCCATGTCGCGGAGTTCACGTATACCTGTTTAAGCGGATCCGTGGCAGGGCCTACGTTGTACTTCAGGACGGCGTCTGCACCTGGATTCTGCACCCGGACGTCGAAGCTGAAGCGAATTTTCCCGGCCTCGACACCAAAGTCCTGGTAAATGGTTACATCATCCAGGAGGGCCTCCTGTGTCCCATGAGTTGGCCCGTACTGTCGACCGATGAGCGGCTTCTTGGGGCCTGCCCGCCAACCAGTTGGGTCCTTACGTTCACCTTGAACCGCGACCCGGGGCTCTTCAAAACTCCCGTTCCGGAAACTGGAGGGCTTATCCGGGAGTGATTGCACCCCTTGGCCGCTTTCCGCGCTCGCATACTGGAGCGCCAGCGTGGACATGAGCAGTGAGGCCGTTCCGGCCCCGACCCATGCCATCTTGCGTGAAGCCCTACGCTTTCTGCTTCCCATGTGCGGGAACCTTCCGTCTGTCGAACCACTGTTGGTGCAATCAGGACATTCTCCGAGGCACGCGCCCTCGGCACACGTACCGGAAAGGCAGTCGTTCGGGAGAGCCGACAGGCCGCCGGGCGGGCGCGGCCGGAACGGCCGACCGGAGCGGGAAAAGGGGGACGGCAGATCGGCCGGGGCCGGTCGCCTCCGCTCAGTAGTCACCGCGGTGGCGTTGTCACGTTGTCGGTGGTGTGATCGTCTGGGGGCGTGAGGAAGCCGTCGTCGGCTGGTTGTTCAGGCCGCGGCGGGCATGCCGGCGACGTCGGTGATCTGGTTCCAGATGGTGAAGCGGACGGTCATCTCGAGGCGGTGGCGGCGGGCGGTCATGAGGTGGCGTCCGGTTCGGAAGTGGGTGAGATCCCGGTGAACGCGGACAGGAACCGCTGCGCTCCGCCGGGGCTGCGGAAGCCTTTCATCGCGCGTTCCCGCTGCCTGGTGGGCTGGTGCGAGTTCTCCGCCCGGTTGTTCTGTGAGTTGGGGGTGTGGTGGCGGTGGTTGGGTGTCATCGGTGTATGACGGCTATTGCTGCTGGTAGAGCGTGGTTCCTGGCTGTGTGGTGGCTGTCATGGGGTGACGAAGGTGCTGCCGTTTGCTGCTAGCACGGGGGTGGTCTGGCTGTCACGGGGTTGAAAGTTCCTGTGTCTGGGGCGGCTGGCATGGGCTGTGCTGGCGGGTATGGCTGCTGGGTCGGGACGCGGTGTGCTGGATGGGGATTCGTCGCTTGCTGTGGGGGTGGGTGCGGGACGTGGTGTGGTGGTTCGGCGTCTGCTCGCGGTGGATGGGTCCGGGGTTGTGTCGCGTCTGCATGTGAGGGTCGCGGCGGAGGTTGCTGGGGTCTCGGAGCGGACGGTGTGGCGTTGGCTCGCTGAGGGGCGGGAAGGGCGGGTTGAGGCGAGGCCGCGGCGGGACGGGTTCGCGTTGAGTGAGCCGCTGTGGGCGGTGCTTGCGGAAGAGGGCGGGAACGTCTCCGGTTTGTATCGGCGGATGACGCGGGCGCACGCTGATGGCGGGCTGGAGGAGTGGGGTGTTGGGGGGGCTTGACGGAAACCTTAAAATCCCAGGTCAGAGACCTAGCGCAGAAGCGACTGAAAACGCTCCGCTGTTCTTTCTGGAACGCAGGGCACATCGCCGCAGGTCAGAACCCTGAAGATCTCGAACCGCGGCTCTGTCACGTTGTCGGGGCAGGGTGAGATGATCTTCGGGTTGTCCGTCTGGTGAGGGGCTGGGGTTCGTGTCGTCTGTGGTGCCGTCGTACAAGAACCACCGGTACCCGGTCGAGATCATCGCGCACTGTGTGTGGCTGTACTTCCGCTTCCCGCTCTCGTGAGGGGCCCTGCGTTTTCCGGACAGCTGCTAATTAGTTAATTCAGGCTGCGAGCTGCTGGTTTAGGTACTCGTCGTGGACCTCTCGTGGGGTCCGGTACCCGAGTCCCGAGTGACGGCGCTTGGTATTGTAGCGGACCTCTATGTAGCGGGCGATGTCGCGGTAGGCGTGTTCGCGGGTGGGGTATACGGTCCGGTGGACACGTTCATTTTTCAGGGTCGCGAAGAATGATTCCGCCATGGCATTGTCGTAGCAGATCCCGGTCCGGCCAACGGATTGCCGGATTCTTAGCCCGGTCAGTGTATTGGCGAACTGGGTCGAGGTGCAGTCGATGACGGTGGCGAGGAATATCCAGCCTTCCCAGGTTGGAATGTATGTGATGTCGCCGACCATTTTGCGGCCGGGTGCGTCGGCGGTGAAGTCGCGGTTCACGAGGTCAGGGATCGGGCCGGCGGAGCCGTCGTTCTCGGTGAGGCTGTGGCGCCACGGTCGCGGCTGACACGCCTGGAGGTCCAGTTCCCGCATGAGGTCACGCACGAGCTCGGGTCCACAGCGGACGCCCCACGCGGACAGGTCGGCGTGCACCCGCCGGTAGCCATAGGTGCCGTCAGAATCCTCGAACGACTTGGTGATCAGCAATTTCAGATCCTCCCGCCGCCGGGCAGTCGCCGAAATCGGCCTGCTCCGCCATTCATAGAAGCCGGAGCGGGATACTTCCAGCCAGTCGCACATCTTGGCAACCGGCACCGTGTCTTCGGTGTTCGTGGTGAACATTGCGTACTCTGCATCGATGAACTCGAACTTGTCGCTCACCGAGGATCCTTGGCGAAGTACGCTGCAATTTTTTCCAGGAAGGCGACTTTCTGTCGCAGCTCGCGCAATTCTCGCTCCTGCTCCCGCAGGCGGGCGCGCTCGTCGAGCGTTAGTGCCGGCTCCTCGCCAGCATGCTCACGACGGTACGCGTTGACCCAGTTTCCCAGAGTTCCTTCAACGAGTCCGAGTTCCCGGGCGACCTGGGCGACCGGACGCGACGAACGCTGGAGAAGGACGCCTCGAAGAAGATCACATTCTCGGGCACTGTGGAGAATATCGGTTCTCTCGAGGCCGTTGGGAAAGTTTCGTCGAGCGCCTATAACCCGACGGGCAGCGACGGTTCGATCACGTACACGAGCAAGTCCAGCAATGATATAGATCTAGGCGTACACGCCAAGATTCTTGACGGTGACACCGGAGACCAACTGCCAGAGGGCAGTGTGGTGAAGCCAGGGCAGAAGCTACGGCTCGTCGTCGATGCCAGCAATGCAGGCCCTTCGCCCACCGGCCGGTTCAAGGTGCATGTCCAGCTTCCCCAGGGCGTTGTGCCGAGCGAGCCCGCGGACGGTTACGACAAGGCGACCGGGGAGTGGAGCATTGGTCAGATGCAGGCCGGTGGACGGGCGTCTTTGACGTTGCCGGTAACGGTTCCAGCCGACGAAACGCGCCTGACCTTCAAGGCGGATATCGACCCGGATTCGTACAGGGACCTGAACGAGATCGACTCGAAGAACAACGTATCGCAGGTATCCGTGGAGCAGGGCGGTTGCAAGTTCCGGGGTCGTGCGAGCCGGTCGGTGTTGTGGCGGGTTGGGGTGGTTAGAGGAGCAGGCGCGGGCTTCGTGATCATTTGGGTGTCTACGCCCGTTGATCATGAGGTGGCCCGTGCCTGCTGCCATATCTTCTCCCGTCCCGGCTGTGCTTGTGAGGCTGGGTCCGCTGGACGCTGACCGGGTCGCTGATCTGCGCCCCTACTTCGATGCAGTGCCCGATCCGCGCTCACTGCGGGGCCGCTGGTACTCACTGACCGCGGTCCTGCTGGTGTGTGCCTGCGCGGTCGTCTCGGGAGCCAGGAGCATCGACGAGCTCGCCGAGTGGGGCCAGCGCGCCTCGGACACACTCCTGACAGTGATCGGTATCCGCCGTCACCTGCTCGGATGGCGGCGCGCCCCGTCGCCGGCCACGATCGGTCGCGTGCTGGGGGCTGTCGACGGCGATGTGCTGGACCGGGCGGTGGGCGCCTACCTGGCCGACCGGCACCGTGCTGCCACCGAGCCCACCCGGACACCACCCTCGGCGTCGGAGCGGCTGCGTGTGATCGCTGTCGACGGCAAAGCACTCAAGGGATCAGCCCGTCTCACCGCGAAGCGCCGACACCTGCTCTCCGCGGTCACACACGGCACCGTCGTCACCATCGCCCAGGTGGAGGTCGGCGCGAAGACGAACGAGACCACACACTTCCAACCGCTTCTGACACCGCTGGACCTGGCCGGCACCGTCGTCACCTTCGACGCCCTCCACTCGGTCCGAGCGAACATCACCTGGCTGGTCGAGACCAAGAAGGCCCACTACATCGCCGTGATCAAGACCAACCAGCCGACGGCTCACCGCCAGCTCGCATCCCTGCCGTGGCGGGACATCTCCATCCAGCACACCGCCTCCGCCACCGGGCACGGCAGGCGCGAGTCCCGCTCGGTCAAGACCTGCGCCGTCCCCGACCAACTCGGCGGGATCGCTTTTCCCCACGCCCGCCTGGCCATCCGCATCCACCGGCGCCGCAAGCAGACCGGCCAGCGCGAGACCCGGGAGAGCGTCTACGCCGTCACCAGCCTCGACGCCCACCAAGCCACCCCAGCCGACCTGGCCGCCGCAATCCGCGGGCACTGGGGCATCGAGAACTCCTCGCACCACACCAGGGACGTCACTTTCGCCGAGGACGCCTCCACCGTCCACACCCGAACCGCACCCCGCGCGATGGCAACTCTCCGCAACCTCGCCATCGGCGCCCTGAAAACCCTCGGCGCCGCCAACATCGCCAAGACCACCCGAGCCATCCGCCACGAACCGCAACGAGCACTCGGCATCCTGGGCATCACCCACGATCCGGACACCCACGGAACTTGATCAAGCCCTGTCCGTGGAGGTGGCGCGGAAGGCCGATTTGAAGGTGGCTGTGTCGGCGGCGCCGTCCGCTGGTGGTGCCTCGGAGGAGTACACGCCGGGTGAGTCGGTCACGTACACGATCGGTGTGAAGAACGACGGGCCCTCCACGGCTCCGGGTGTGAAGGTCGCGCATGTCATGCCCACGGGCATGAGGGCGGAAGACCCGTCCGGTCCGAACTGGACGTACTACAAGGACGGGGTGTGGACCATCCCGAGCGTCGCGGCCGGTGAGACCGTCGAGTTGACGGTGAAGGGGATCGTCCCCGCTGATCAGGAGAAGACCGTTCATCGGGTGTGTGTCGTGGGGACCGCGTCTGGTTTCCCCGGTGAGTACAAGCCCTGTGACGAGAGCAATGACATGGCCGGCCATGTGGCGGTCAGCGAGCTGCATGTGGTGCAGCGTGCTGCCTCGCTGGTGACGGTCGTTCCGGAGGGGGGCACGAACGCGCGTCCGCTGCCGGGGCAGAAGGTGTCGTGGACGGTGAAGTCGGCGAATCCTGGTGTATCGCAGGCGAAGGGGCTGGAGATCGAGGTTCCGGTTCCTGCCGGGGTGACCGGGGCGGAGTCCGTGCTGGAGGGCGGGGGCTCGTACGAGGACGGTCTGTGGAAGCCGGCCGATGTGCCGGTTGGTGGCGCGGCGGTGTTGAAGCTGACCGGTACGGTGCTGCCTGACCACGACCAGCTGGATTACCGGGCGACGGTGAAGAAGTCGACGACGCCGCTGGACGAGTCCAAGAGCATCAAGACGGCCGAGAGCACGGTTGCCGTGCAGCAGGTGGCGGGTCTGGATGTCGCGATCACGCCGGTCGACGGCAAGGACTCGGTCAAGGTGGGTGAACAGGCCAGGGTGAAGGTCACGGTCGCCAACAAGGAAGGTCCGTCCACGGCCCGCGGGACCGTGGCCGAGCTGGGCATCCCGCCGGTGGAGGGCCTGACCCATGACGGTGGCTCCGACTTCGGCAACGAGGGGACCTGGAAGGTGGGTGATCTGAAGCCAGGCCAGGAGAAGTCGCTG contains:
- a CDS encoding DUF11 domain-containing protein; this encodes MEVARKADLKVAVSAAPSAGGASEEYTPGESVTYTIGVKNDGPSTAPGVKVAHVMPTGMRAEDPSGPNWTYYKDGVWTIPSVAAGETVELTVKGIVPADQEKTVHRVCVVGTASGFPGEYKPCDESNDMAGHVAVSELHVVQRAASLVTVVPEGGTNARPLPGQKVSWTVKSANPGVSQAKGLEIEVPVPAGVTGAESVLEGGGSYEDGLWKPADVPVGGAAVLKLTGTVLPDHDQLDYRATVKKSTTPLDESKSIKTAESTVAVQQVAGLDVAITPVDGKDSVKVGEQARVKVTVANKEGPSTARGTVAELGIPPVEGLTHDGGSDFGNEGTWKVGDLKPGQEKSLTLTFIPKEAKDFTFDVLSVHSDAANPQECQDICASTQVKVTADAPNDNPDKPNDPDKPNSPDTPGDQTPPPGDGQEPPADGGGSKGGDDGGKSLVDQVLASTGSSAMWWGAGALGAAGIGAALLITARRRR
- a CDS encoding integrase core domain-containing protein, with translation MRELDLQACQPRPWRHSLTENDGSAGPIPDLVNRDFTADAPGRKMVGDITYIPTWEGWIFLATVIDCTSTQFANTLTGLRIRQSVGRTGICYDNAMAESFFATLKNERVHRTVYPTREHAYRDIARYIEVRYNTKRRHSGLGYRTPREVHDEYLNQQLAA
- a CDS encoding ISAs1 family transposase, translating into MLVRLGPLDADRVADLRPYFDAVPDPRSLRGRWYSLTAVLLVCACAVVSGARSIDELAEWGQRASDTLLTVIGIRRHLLGWRRAPSPATIGRVLGAVDGDVLDRAVGAYLADRHRAATEPTRTPPSASERLRVIAVDGKALKGSARLTAKRRHLLSAVTHGTVVTIAQVEVGAKTNETTHFQPLLTPLDLAGTVVTFDALHSVRANITWLVETKKAHYIAVIKTNQPTAHRQLASLPWRDISIQHTASATGHGRRESRSVKTCAVPDQLGGIAFPHARLAIRIHRRRKQTGQRETRESVYAVTSLDAHQATPADLAAAIRGHWGIENSSHHTRDVTFAEDASTVHTRTAPRAMATLRNLAIGALKTLGAANIAKTTRAIRHEPQRALGILGITHDPDTHGT